AAATGACGAtaaatgacatgttttgataattaatattttccaagaacattttcaatattaacaaatgtttttagcttgtccttaacgggtattaattatcaaaacacgtcttgggccgtcattttcccgagGAAAAATATAGTAGTGTTTGATTAGAATGATGAATATAGTTTGTACATAAAAGAAGGAAATTGAATGATAAATAATTTGTACATGAAAGAAGGAAATTGAACATCAAGCGATTTACGAGATtaccttgttcgtttgggggtcTCAAAACTTCTGAGtatggttttcaataaattttctctatctctttctttccactcattactcttaaaaacctCCATCATGTCAtagattttgtaatttgatAATTCATAAAATGATACCAAATTAATGGTGATGAGTTATGGCtctttactttctttcttttttttgatacgTGGCTCTTCATTCCATGGGCATGTTTGTTATGATCGGATGTGTGCATGGATGGATTGGAACACATATTGAAAATATTGAATATATGTTGTTTGGCTAAAATATTTACGATTTTGATTGAACATGACTCGGATATATAATTTCATGAAATATAAAAAGTTATGCAATACCTTGTGTgagtatttattattattatttttgtttgttgtcgCATCATTCACTGGCAGGGTGCTCCTTAAAAGTCACAGAACTTTGTATGGGCCCCTAAAGGAGTTGAGAGTAACATCTAAAATGTTTCGAACTCGAGTTCTTGAGAAGGAGCAAATCCTTATTCCCtcccaaccccttggggtttatATCATGTGTTAGTATGGCCTTGTTCCTATAAGAGCTTTAGAGGCTTTTTAAGTTtcgtccttatttaaatttttacgtaattttgtgtcaaattttttgaattattgtttcATTTAGTTGAGACAAATTGAAGAAGTTAGAAAAAAAACTgagctttatcttggatatttctaaaaatatttgggtaaaagtaaaaaaattttacttttccgattccacttgtcgagacgaatcaataatccacaaaagtttgacgcaaaactaacaagcgcgaaaaaatttaaataaagacaaaactaaaaagccCCCCAAAAAGCCCCTACAGCTATTAGAGGAACAAGGccaattacttttaatttgaTCACTACTAGTTCGGTGAGATAGTATATCTAGTGGTGTTAAATCTTTCTTCACTATTAGTTCTGTCAAACAAGCTGGCCGTATATGTAAGAAAACATGATAAAAGAGAACAATTTCTTATGGAGCAGTTATTTTATAATATGTCTATTTGTTTAATGATTGTGGTGGTTTTCTTCTTCAagatttcctctctctttttttttcaaaattaagatgACGGTTGTTCTCctctcaaaatttgaaacattaACTATTTTGCCTTAGAAAGGGCAAAAACATCACCCAATTGTATATTGGGGCCTTGGTGGGTCACTGGGAATGATGAATAGTTGATAACTTACTAATAAACATCACCCAATTGTATAAAGCGTCTTTTACCTCTGAGTTAGATCCATTTGTGTCATTCTCTGTTCTACGATCGAATGGACTAAAGAATGTATTTGTAAAGTGAAGCAAGTATAGAGTGTTTGCCATCCCATATATAAgtctccttctttcttcttcttcttcttctttttttcaataattaaatgTCTGAAGCAGGTTgcatgcacctcgactaattccgcaATCTTGAATTTAATGACCGAGCAAATTCTCTGGTCTCTTTCAATTATCATTGTTCTAGAGTAGGTGAAATTCCTCAAATTTTATCAGCATCAGCacttgtttattttatattctcTCACCTCAATCTGAATTTGCttcttgaaaggaaaaaaatcgtACTGATTTTTTGAACATAAAAAATTGTAGCATTTGGGTATTTTTAGAATGCATTGGATGGGTTTGTATATGAGTTAAATTTAGTAAATGATAAAGCGTTGGCCTATTTTTCTAGCCATCTAGGAGTGGACCCTCCCAACAAATTAAtgcattattttcatttttttaatatcaaCTTAGGCCTCATtttgctaagatttttattttttaagtatttattttctgctttacAAGACATGCAGGTCATTCTTTCACCAACATATCACTtttatacttattttagttagcaaAACGGAGCCTTAATAAATGGAGGTAGCTATTTTACATAGTTTACATTTTAGCTTATCCATAAAACTTTTCATAGTTTATAACATATCTTAAGCCTTAATAACTAAGTGAAGTGAACTCTAACTTCAGCTATTTGAACACTTTTAGAGCAAGTCCAATGCTAAATGGATAATGGCCATAGCCGTTTCTACAATTTGGCACTTGTAGGAAGGGTCAATGGACGCGACTGTTGATCGTTTGACTAGTCAATGGGCATGTGACACGTATACGCATCCTTCGCGGGATTGACGATTTGATCGATGAACCCTAGCTCATGACGTGGCACCTCAATCATGCAACACGTGACCCTGCGCATCGGAGCCACGTGCTAGCCATCGCTATGCTGCGCCCATATGAGGGTTGCGAGCCCATATTCCTCCTTTAAGGAGAGAACTGTATTTATACAAGTGAGTACTTGGCGCGGTCCCAACGTAATGGAGACAATAACGCAGTTTAACCAAGATACACTAACAACTTGCCCAGACTCTAATGTCTGCTCTGGCCTTTAGGCAGGACCCTAGGGGCCCCTTGAGGCTTGGCAGCGGTATTGGTGCGATCGATCAGGTCACGACCTTGCCCTAACAAGAATGAGTAGGATCTAGTGGCTTGGTGGCTATAAAAGAAGGAAAGGATCTCCGCGAATAAGAGGATACACTTACCGTCATGCTCATGGTCATCGCGAGGGTTGCAACACCTCGGCGATCAGGGGGTACGGAGGGGACACGTGTCATTTTATCAACGCGCcacttggcgcccaagcattaGCTTGTATGGTCTATAAATATGAAACTTCTCTTTATCAAATCCCAAAGATAAAGCTCATTGTGAATattccctagagagagaaagttggtgAGCATTGATTCCAAAGGGAGTCTTATCCTCCTTTCAGGGCTTTATTGTCTTTCCTCCTTGGGATCTTGGGTTAAGGTCTTCACTGCCTATTCCCTCTCTGTTCACCACTGCTCTCTTCTTCACCCTTCTAGATCACTTCTCTCATCCCTTCCCATTGACTATTCCAACCTCTTCGGCGCATTTATTCCTAAGGGATATTTGTCCAGCACATCTATTCCTAAGGGATATTTGTCCAATCAGATTTCAGACCAATCCTACAGCACCAAAAGGtaattttttgccaaattttgcCACTCACTCTCAGGTGGTTCTATTTTAGCACCGAAAGATGATTTTGTGCCAACTTTTGTATCAAAACCAATTGTGATTGGTGAGGTATGGTTCCAACTGAtgataaaaaacaagaaaaaggaatGGTTCCAACTTTGGAACTTTGCCATTTCAGAACCAATTTTGACCTCTCATTGGGGTACGAAGttgtttaattttgttccaaagtATAGGTATAGAGCCACATTTGGCAACCATTGAACATGCTCTAATATGTAAAAATTTGCATCTCCAAAGTGGATGCCCATAGGCGGGCTGCAGCGGGCTTGTGTGCACGTCTACCAAATATATCATCGTAACCGCTAAGACAAGTTTGTTAGCGGGATAAGTTTTGCAGGGATATGTGGGAAGATAATAGGAGGGGATATGGTAGAATGGAAGATTATCATATAGAGGTGATTATTCATAGTTGGTTTGGTTGAGTAGGGGGATATCGGTGAATAAGGATATTTCTACAAATAAGAGtaacattttttattataaataattgcattttttgtaAATAGCAGCCGGATATAGTGGATCCAAAATTTTAGATAGGCAGAGCAGGCATAATTAGTAAGGGTGTTGAGATAAGTTTTGGCCATGAATCTTACATTCAAGtgcaaaaatacaaacaaaccATGAAGACAGGGGAACTCGAATTGCCATCTACGGGGTCATACTATCCTATCATATTTGGCTGCTAAGAGCAAGTCCACCATTGCCATCTGTGGTGCCAAAATTTGTCAACTTTTTAGACAAAATCAAGTTACTCATTACCATTTATTGATACAAAAAATGATACTAATGACAACATGTCTCTATATCAGTCTAGCCATTGGATTTATATTAAAACATGAGAGGAGTTTAATTCAATAATCTCAATGTCAAGATTGTGTCAAAATGACATCAAATCGGTTTagcttatttttcactttaacCATATATAGCAAAGACAACAACAATTTTAACACACAATGGGTGAACTTGCTGAGAAAAATGCATAAACGTTTAAAGAGGGGGGCATGATTGAACAAAGCTAGATACGAATGGGGCCTATATATAAATCTGCAAAAGGATAAGGACTGGAGACAAACTACTGACCGAACAAATCGAACCGGAGCCTCTTCAGCTCGGATCCTCAGGCGCAGAGCGAAGGATCAGAGTTGAGGCAAGTCATGATCTCGCAATTCTTTGTGCTGTCGCAGAGAGGTGACAACATCGTCTTCCGCGACTGTGagcgccctctctctctctctctctctctctctctctctccatacacgTTCATACATACAAACATCTGTATACATATGCACCATTTCGTTTCAGGAAAGAGAGCTGTGCTCCTTATTGATCTTGATCTCTTCGTTAGCATATATTGGAAATTGTTAGGTTCTGGAATCAGCTCCGTGAATCTCTGGCTGATTCGCACTCTGACCGGATATTGGAGTCGAATTCGAGCCAACTGATCTGAAATCGTCCCACCTTCGATCCAAATCTTGAACGCCTTATGATGCCTGAAGCTTTTTGTGAAATGATCAATTCACTAGACTGTGTGTTGACACAATCAGTTTAGCTAACTACTCCGTGTTTACCGGAGGAGCTGCTTTTTGGATTGCACAATTGAATATGGAATGGATAGATTAATGGAGTTGCAATTCAGCCTAATCGAAATTGTAGAGCAACTTTTGGTTTATGATTGTTGTTGAATTGCCCGAACAAACACTTGCACACGATAGCATGAAGATAAAATTCAATGGCAAATCAGTGTTAATTGAAAGTGTACGGCCGTGATTTGTACCGGTTTTCGTTATGCATCAAATGAAGAAGATGTACAGTTAACTCTGTTACATATTATACATTATATATTCTAGAGTTTTACATCACCAATTACCATAATACCCATCATAGCTGGTGAAGTAGCAAATCAAGATTGAATGAGGCTTCACAAACTCAACAATGACTAATTCTTAGTATCAGTAGGTGAAACTTTTTTGTCATTGTCATGTTTTTATGCTTAAGTTAAGGCTGAAAGTAAAATGTCTTACAATTAAAACCTCCCTTTTTGAAGACCTTTTAAAGCCAGTGACTATAGGGCCAATGAATCTCGTCTTGTGGGTAGTTAAACCGCAGTCTTGGcttctttttttagaaatttggaTTCATCGATTACCAACATTTAGTGCTTTTGTGCACAATATTAAAGTAATTTGCAACAGAGGGGTATGCAAGcaagagaaagaaacaaatgcTAACAACATAGTTATAACTTATAATAGGATGGTGCTATACATGTGAGTGTGAGGCAATTGGCTGAATTTAGTATTTGAAGCTCCCAATTGTGTTGTGCTTATGTTGTTCCATATTGATTTCCTAGTGTTCCTTTGCTTTCCTTTGTCCTATACCTCTACTTCAAATATACACCCCTACCCTTTCAATCTTGTGTAACTACTTTGGGACCTAATTTCAAGAAACATTTATATAACTTTCCCGGGTTCGTTACTGTGCATTGCAAGTTGTTTAGAAGTTTGAGGTAGATTTACTTAGGCTGCTAAGTTATTCCATTCTCTGAATTTGCCCTTTATTGTAGTGTGGAGCTTACATCTTGTATTCTTCATGTGAATGTTGATGCAGACCGTGGTGATGTACAAAAAGGAAGTGCAGAAATATTTTTCCGCAAAGTGAAGTTCTGGAAAGAAGATGGTGAAGAGGAAGCACCACCTGTGTTTGTatgaattttttccttttcgaaTGTTGATGACTATCGGACTTCATCTATCAGACTCAAAGCAATATAGCATCTTGAACTGAGATTCTTATTGATTACTTCTTAGACTAGACTTAGTCTGTTTTAATTGGCCTCAATCTCTTAGGGCCTGTTTGATTGGGAGGATTGAGGATGGGATCGGATCAGGAGAAAACATATGGGCCTACCTTGCACGGGATTGTCCCCTATTCCCATGGGAAAACAATCAAGGGGGTGGGATTGGATTATGGCTGGGACTAATTGGGGCCAATAGTCCCTCATATAAGTCACTATTGTATCCCACCTCCCCCCTTAGGATTAAAAATCCCAAGACTAAACCAACCTTCAGATTATCTGACCACTTCGATCCAACAACCAAGATTACTACTCAAAACTTTATGTCATCCTAACCAAACACTGTACAAACGTATATATAATCTCCACCCTTATCCGCATGGGATAAATGTGTGGAATATGgcaaatttggtgcaaaaatgtTTTCCGATCCAATGGACACTGATGTTATCTCATGGTTTTCTTTGCTTTGAATAGAATGTGGATGGTGTGAACTACTTCCATGTGAAGGTTGTTGGATTGCTGTTTGTTGCAACCACGAGAACCAATGTATCACCTTCTCTTGTCTTGGAGCTTTTACAGAGGATTGCACGCGTCGTCAAAGATTATCTTGGAGTTCTCAATGAAGATTCAATTCGAAAGAATTTTGTGCTTGTGTATGAATTGCTGGATGAAGTTGTTGTAAGTATCCTGCAATGATGTGTGTTTggcgaaaaaagaaaaaatccttTCATGATGTGTATCTTCTTTGTTTTCTGAGCATCATAAATGGGGAAGGCTGTTTGTTCTCTCACATACTAAAAGCAGTTTTTCTTCAATATGCTACTTCTTTTTCTGCCTTTTTCCTGTTACATCTAGTTTCTTTAGGTTTCAcgttttttcttccaaaaaaaaaaaactccaatgTAAGCAGTTGGTCAAATATAGACGTCGACACTAAATCAACCTGCACCAGATACACATCAATCACGACAATTCTGGCACACATCAGTAATACAGTAGGTAAAAGATAAAAGGAGGATCCATTTAGGATGTTTATATTACAGTACGTAAAACATAAAAGGAGTCTCAATTTATGATGTTTAGATTTTATTCAGTTATGTACTGTAATTTTTAGTAGTTGCCTTTAGGACAATCAGAATATTATGGGTCATTTCCTTTTGGTTTGGGGATtctattgtacttttttttattagggtTTTGGCTTATAGCTAACAGGCTTTGGTACGTTTAGTCAGAATTAATTAATGTGTTTGTTCTACCTGTCTTGTCAATTCCTTTTCCCCCAGACTGCATTAGTTAGTCTTCCTTCGTCATAGGAAAGAGATGCATGCGTAAAGTAACATAAAAGTTGCAATTTTTTAGAACTTGTTTCACCATCATATCGATGTAGTGCTTAATAAATAGGGCCATGGTGTTTTTATTGATCTAGAAACTCTGTGAGCTTAAAGATGAGTtgattttcttctctttgtttCAGGATTTTGGTTATGTACAAACGACATCCACTGAACTCCTGAAGTCCTTTATATTCAATGAGCCAATTGTGGTTGATGTTGCACGTTTACAAGCCCTTGGCCCTGCTGGCCTCTTTATGGTACTATGTTATCTACTTAGtcacaaaataattaaaataaagagCATTCTATATGTTTTGCATGCATATGTCACCTCTGACCTTATAAGTTGAACACACATGCAGCAAGGTACCAAAAGGATGCCAGGGACAGCTGTTACGAAATCGGTTGTTGCAAATGAACCTGCGGGTAGAAAGAGGGAGGAAATTTTTGTGGATATAATTGAGAAAATAAGTGTTACATTCAGCTCTAGTGTGAGTGTTCATCTCTTTAACTAAATCAATATACGTGATATCTGTATTTTTGTTAGCTAAGTATGTCAATAATTGTGGTATTGTGTCAATAATTCGGCGAGATTTATGGCAACAATTATTAAGAATTTGCTAAATTTATGAGATAGTTTGCAACTTCAAACATGTCAAATCATTTTGTGAATGGAACCATAAATGCCATTTGGGATtctcctgaaaggcttgttatTGTCCATTGTATCCCTTTCTTTACCAAGGAAGTTTTTGGAACTTGTATCCATACCAGAAATATTGATATACTTAATCACTAGTTAactaatgcaaaaaaaaaatcaacttttcgtATTTCAAACACGATTTGTTGACGTGTAGATGACTTTCCTCTGTAGGTATATGTTAGTATAGAAACACAATGTACTCGTCTGAAAGTATCCGTTATGCAGATGGATCTTAGTTGCATGGCGCAGGAGCGGGGTAATAGAGATGCTCCCACGGTTgggagcttcttttttttttttttgatcggctccCAAGGCTGGGAGCTTGAAAGTGGTGTGtacatatattaaaaaaataatgtagcatagaATATACACTTTGAAAGTACAACCATTTTAGGgtataaaaatatgggccaagtcTACTATACGCgtaagaaatgggctagtgttaCAAGTATGGTTTTCTTGTCCAGATATCATGACTTGGTCTAGATATtatgagttcatcaaagaccaattaataaaaccaAGTGATAAATCTCTGTTTTTAAATACAAGAATCCTACAAAAGCTCCAATCTTTGTAAGAAACGTGATCCCATCTCGATGGGAGCAAGCTCCCATCAAGCTCCTTAGGTGGGAGAGGCACCCCTTTAGGAGCTCCCCGCCGTCATTCGAAATATCGGTAGCAGTCTCCATAACGGTATTGGTTGCAATGTCGCGGTTTCTGGGCATATCAGTTGTAGCGTAATGGTATCGATGACCagaggtgtgaattttttaaaatttcgcACAACACATAACTTACACTACCGTTACATATCGGTCGTAATACTGACCATATTGGCCATAACGGACCTATACCTCCGTTACGTATCAGAGGTATCAGCCGATACGGTTACGTATGCGATTTTCTTTTAGACCGCAATATCGGTTGTATTGGGACTCGGCAGTCGGTACCTACCGATACCGACACGCATCACCGATATTTCAAACCATGCTCCCCGCTACTTAAGGGATGCATACACGAGgattgcacatttttttttaattgcgaGAGTTGTACACTTGATATCTCTTACCTACCCAGAAAGGTAATAGGATCGAAATATGCACACAAACACGGAAAGTCAAAACAAGCGAGAGACAGAAAATATATGTGGTTCGGCTTGGTAGCCTACATCCACAGGGTGAGCAACGTGCAGTTTCACCTTCAATAGAGGAAATTACaaagaaaggaggaggaggactaGAGGAGGAAACAGCCCTATCTCTAACTCATTATATTGTTTCTTTTGGTTGAGATGCCAGAAGACCTGTAAAAAAAACTAGGGTACACTTTGACCAAGAAGTTGGACTAGCTCCTCCTTCGACCCATAGTGGAATTAGGGTAAGATCTTGGGTTATTTCCTTCCTTTACAAACTTGTCTGATATATTTGGATTCAGCACTGGTAGCTGCACCTGAAGACACAAGAAAGACTTGAGTTCATAGAGCCATTGTCGCTACTCATAAGAAGCCTGTAGTAGTGACCTGACACATTAGAACTGTCTTTCAACTCCGTTTGTGGCTCCTGCCTTGTTTACGATAGCATGTTCCATGCATTGGGATAAAAAGAGGATGCATTAGATAAACAGCCAACACAAAATGCTACCTTATTGTGTTGTGCACAATTTACAATTTTAATATTTGTGGGCAAATAATGTTTGCTTCTTAAGCTGCAACAACACTACATTAGCAAATACAAGTTATTTTGATACGTAAATTGTATCTTCTCATGTTTTGGTCATTCGGGAAACTAGATAAGATGCTTGATTCTCTCGtcaagttttttattttcttttctgtgtGGGACATAATCCTAATGCCTTAATTTTTGCTCTTCATTGATGAGTGTCTCCTAGATTGGCATTCTTCCGACCCCAAGTAGTTTCCATCTCTGCTATATGCCTCGTGGGCTTCGCATTTAAGCTTTCATGTAACAAATGGTATCGGTTAACAGGGTTATATACTGACTTCGGAGATTGATGGCACTATTCAAATGAAAAGTTATCTTAGTGGAAATCCAGAAATCCGGTTAGCCCTCAATGATGATTTGAGCATAGGAAGAGGCGGCAGATCTATCTATGGTATTCAAATGTCCCCTTCAACTTGATATACTTTTCGTGTACTGATTTTACGCATGATTTCCAAAAGTGAAAGTTTATGGACTACATGAAAGTTAAACTCTAACGATTCCTTCGTTTACTTGATCCAATAGTAATTCAATTGACTATTTGATCTTGTTTGCATTTATTCTGGTTCTCTTGTTTTATTCATTTCTACCTAAGTACTGTTATGAGTTTGAATCTAAGAAGTAAGAACCGTGTATCTATTTTCTGCTTGTCAAAGTAGGATTGTGTGtttcctttgttcttttatAGTTATGCATTTACGGTGTGGTGATTAGCAATTATACTATGACTACGGCGTTATCCTCTTGCAGTCTGTCGACCGTgtagcacggatacggacacagACATGGTGGAAGACACGGAAATTCTCAAGAATAGGGACACGgcaatttcttttaaaataattatgtAGTTATGCAAACCTGCATTGTAATTGCTAAATATTTAGGTTAGGACTCCTATCGAATGCATTATTGACTGATCGTGTATACAAACAATAGTTTTAAAGTTTATATCTTTTATCAagaaaattcttttaaaatttctaaaaaCCACCCTGCCGTGTCTCCATGCGTGTCTTTGGCATGGTTTGAAATACGCTCATacatagggctgcaaatgaaccgagctgtTCGCGAACTTCAGAGGTTTGACTCGGTAAAGCTGTAAAGGCTCGTTTGAGTTTGGTTCGTGTATTAAACGAAAATGACCTGAGCTTCAATGTTAGggtcgtttaataaatgagccaaGCCTGAACCTGACATTATTCTGCTCGATTAGCCTCGCTTATGTAGAGCAAATGTATATAGTGAAACCGCGTCATGGCAACCGATGGCGATATTCCGAACTATGGTCCCTGATGTGTGTCCCCTGTGTCCCCAGCATGTCCCACCATAAAGAATATTAGTATTTTAACGGACTCGCCACATGGCGTGTCACGTGCATGTCCGCAGGAGTCCCTGGCGTGTCGCGTGTCCAACACAGATACAACATTCTCTAGGAGTGTCAGTGCTTCAAGTTTGTCGATCTTTGATACTTCTTTCATCacctcattttttttggctttctgACAGACTATAGTGGTTCCTCTGGATCTGGAGCAGTGATTCTGGATGATTGTAATTTCCATGAATCTGTTCATCTTGATAGTTTTGATGTGGACAGGACTCTGTCTTTGGTGAGTGGTCTAAGGCTCTGTTATTCTGGAAGTTGAATATCATAATACGCTTGTTTGAACCCTCTCCTGGTAAAACAGATGCCTCATATTTTCTATATTTCAGGTGCCGCCAGATGGGGAATTTCCTGTCATGAATTACCGCATAACCCAGGAATTCAAGCCTCCTTTTCGCATCAACGCTTTGATTGAACAAGCTGGGCCACTTAAGGTAGATATTATCTTTCTTGTctgataattgaaataaaatgaaaatgtgACCTGCAACAGTGATTGGATAACAGCAATTGTTTGGATTTACATTCAAATGCCATGGAAAAATACGGCAAGTAGGGGTTCTTATTCTCAAAGTATCTGACTTTAGTTTAACTATTTACGGCTGAAGTTATTCTTATTCTCAAAGTATCTGACTTTAGTTTAACTATTTAAGGCTGAAGTTATTCTGAAAATACGTGCTGAATATGCCTCAAGCATCACTGCAAACACTATTCTAGTGCAGATGCCACTACCAACATATACCACCAGGTATTCTTCACTGTGGTCAACTTCTTTCTACAATTTTGGCAATTTTTAAGGTTTTGCTTTGATATGCACTAATCAGATATTGACTGTCAGTAACATTCCTAGGAAATTTGAAATGCTAAACAAGTTTGTCTTCTGGGGGTAGCAATCTTGTATGGAATGGTTGTGTACCTGGTATTAGTAGGCACTGGCATCTCTTTCGCCTTTATGATGGTCAAGAGATCAGGAACCTTGTCAAGTTATATGACCAGGCACAGAAAACTTCTTTTTCAACTAGATTATACTGGCTGCAGCAaacattttaaactttttcgTTCCTGGTGGTTTGTTAGAAGGTCAGGTAACACATAATTGTAATCTTGGTGACAGTCCTGTGTTCCCGAAAAGCAAGTAGCTACAACATGAGGAGTGAGAACTGATAGAACTAAATCCggtagaacttttttttttttttttgccgcaACTTCACTTCATCGTAGTATTGATCTTTTACTCCTTTTACCTCCACCTTGTTTTTCAGAGTTTGTTTTGAGTTAGAACCTGGTTCTGCTGGCACATTTATACTTAATCTTGATAATGATCTTGTTTTTCAGAGTGAGTTTTGAGTTGGAACCTGGCGCTGTTGGACAAGTGACTGATTTCAAGGAGTCCAATAAGAGGCTTGAGTGGGGTCTTAAAAAGGCAATGTTCCTTCTCAATGCTCTTATGAGTTGCATTTTAAATTCAGTTCACTTTCTAACAATAATTCTCCTGTTCAAAGTAGTtccaattatttttatattttaagtaACTAATGAATGATGCCTTGCACAACAGATTGTTGGTGGATCTGAACATACACTGCGTGCAAAGCTTACGTTTTCCCAGGAATTACATGGTATGATTATATTCTCAACAGTAGCACCTTGCATATAATCAGCTGAAAACTAGCAGAGAG
The sequence above is drawn from the Rhododendron vialii isolate Sample 1 chromosome 6a, ASM3025357v1 genome and encodes:
- the LOC131331378 gene encoding AP-4 complex subunit mu; this translates as MISQFFVLSQRGDNIVFRDYRGDVQKGSAEIFFRKVKFWKEDGEEEAPPVFNVDGVNYFHVKVVGLLFVATTRTNVSPSLVLELLQRIARVVKDYLGVLNEDSIRKNFVLVYELLDEVVDFGYVQTTSTELLKSFIFNEPIVVDVARLQALGPAGLFMQGTKRMPGTAVTKSVVANEPAGRKREEIFVDIIEKISVTFSSSGYILTSEIDGTIQMKSYLSGNPEIRLALNDDLSIGRGGRSIYDYSGSSGSGAVILDDCNFHESVHLDSFDVDRTLSLVPPDGEFPVMNYRITQEFKPPFRINALIEQAGPLKAEVILKIRAEYASSITANTILVQMPLPTYTTRVSFELEPGAVGQVTDFKESNKRLEWGLKKIVGGSEHTLRAKLTFSQELHGNITKEAGPVSMNFTIPMYNASRLQVKYLQIAKKSKTFNPYRWVRYVTQTNSYVARI